A window of Cryptomeria japonica chromosome 3, Sugi_1.0, whole genome shotgun sequence contains these coding sequences:
- the LOC131874557 gene encoding probable leucine-rich repeat receptor-like protein kinase At1g35710 — translation MKMKMVFLLLLLSVVAMLPCSSACYVDERNALLAFKEGLDFTSSHYTLQSWKGFNCCSWEGVSCHPITAHIISLDLSPHSLNASWNPHDVIMPSPFMSWRELRGELFQLRHLESLNLSENAFIPSLPIPSQFYKLSNLRYLSLSSSKFIGHIPREIGYMSSLIYLDLSSIFLNDTIPMFMAKLTKLMHLDLSFNSLSGIIPMSMIKLSKLTYFDLSHNSLSGTIPTFLDKLSKLTYIDLSSNSLSDTIPNSLGKLTKLSHLNLSYNSLNGAIPISLGKLSKVAHIDMRSNSLNGSIPISLGKLSKITVLALCYNYLSGTIPTSLSELSKLTHLDLRSNSLSGTIPTSLDRLSKLTHLYLSFNCLNGTIPTFFSNLTKLIVLDLSFNHLSGTYPLSLFDIIPNIQELYLSGNMLTIKVSASYIPNFRLVSLGLGSCNI, via the coding sequence atgaagatgaagatggtctTCCTGTTATTGTTATTATCAGTAGTAGCAATGTTGCCCTGCTCCTCTGCATGTTATGTAGATGAGAGAAATGCCTTGTTAGCTTTCAAAGAGGGCCTTGATTTCACTTCCTCTCATTACACACTGCAATCCTGGAAGGGATTTAACTGCTGCTCATGGGAAGGAGTGAGCTGCCACCCAATCACTGCCCACATCATTTCCTTAGATCTGAGTCCTCACTCCCTTAATGCCTCCTGGAATCCTCATGACGTCATCATGCCATCGCCATTCATGTCGTGGAGGGAACTTCGTGGGGAACTATTCCAACTACGCCATCTGGAGAGCTTGAACTTGAGTGAGAATGCCTTTATCCCTTCTCTTCCCATCCCTTCACAGTTTTACAAGCTCAGTAATTTGAGGTATTTAAGCTTGTCCAGCTCAAAGTTTATTGGTCATATTCCGAGAGAGATTGGTTATATGTCCAGTTTAATATATCTTGATCtgtcttcaatttttttgaatGACACCATTCCAATGTTTATGGCTAAACTTACAAAGCTCATGCATCTTGATTTGAGTTTTAATTCTCTGAGTGGCATCATCCCAATGTCTATGATTAAGCTGTCAAAGCTCACATATTTTGATCTGAGTCATAATTCTTTGAGTGGTACCATCCCAACATTTTTGGATAAGTTGTCAAAGCTCACATATATTGATCTGAGTTCTAACTCTTTGAGTGACACCATTCCAAATTCTTTGGGAAAGCTAACAAAGCTCTCTCATCTTAACTTGAGTTATAACTCTTTGAATGGTGCAATCCCAATATCTTTGGGTAAGTTATCAAAGGTCGCACATATTGACATGAGATCTAACTCTTTAAATGGCAGCATCCCAATATCTTTGGGTAAGCTATCAAAGATCACAGTTCTTGCTCTATGTTATAATTATTTGAGTGGCACCATCCCAACATCTTTGAGTGAGTTGTCAAAGCTCACACATCTTGACTTGAGATCTAACTCTTTGAGTGGAACCATCCCAACATCTTTGGACAGGCTATCAAAACTCACACATCTTTACCTAAGTTTTAATTGTTTGAATGGTACAATCCCAACCTTCTTCAGTAACCTCACCAAGCTCATAGTTCTTGATCTTAGCTTCAACCACTTAAGTGGAACTTACCCACTTTCTCTTTTTGATATTATACCCAATATTCAAGAATTGTATCTT